The following nucleotide sequence is from Deinococcus ruber.
CCTGATTGACCACTGCCTGCAACGTGGCCTGGAGGCGCGTTTCGGCGTCGCGGCGGCGGGCCAGATCGTTCAGCCGCAGCAGCCGCTGACGCAGGTAGCGCGGCAGAATCAGCAGGGCGGTGTACAGTGCGCCCACCAGCAGCGCCAGTGCCAGCCCCAGGCCAGCAGGCAGCACCGCCTCGCGCCCGGCCACCAGCAGCGGCAGCCGCAGCAGCACCGGGTTTTCGAGATAGACCAGCACGGCGTATCCGACCATCAACAGCAGCACCACGACCTGAACGAACTGCACCACACGCATGGAACCAGTGTAGCGCGGGGCATGTGGCGTGTGGTCCGTGGCCTGTGGGAACGGCTGGAGAGCAGCAGGGTGGAAAGGGCCGATTCTACAGGCGACCGGCTATTCACCGTCGACATATACCCAGCGCCCCTCCGGCAGCCGCACGAACTCGCTGCGTTCGGTCAGGGTGTGGGTGTCCTGCCCGCTCCGGTAACTCGCGCTGAAACTCACCCATCCCACGCCGTCACCCGGCCCACCATCCTCGCGGCTGTGAATCTTCAGGCCCAGCCAGCGCGTCTGATCGTTCTCCAGATTCAGGCGTGCTGGGCGTGTGGCCGGGTGCCAGGTGTGCAGCAGGTAGGCTTCCAGCCGCAGCACATACGCGCTGTAGCGGCTCCGCATCAGTTGTTCGCAGGTGCGGGCGTTTCTGCCCGCGTGCAGCGGCCCGCAGCAGACGGCGTATTTTTTGCCGGAGCCGCACATGCACAAGCCCGCGCTCATAGACCTGCTTCCAGCCTGACCTGCTCGTCGGGGTCGGCCTGAAGTCTGGCCCGCACCAGCGGCGGCAGATCGGCCCGGCCCGCCAGCGACAGGCGTACGCCCGCATCGGGGTCGGCGGCCAGCGGCCCGAAGGCGTCGGCGGGAAGCAGCGGATGAGTCGCCACCGCCCGGCGCACACCGGGGTGCGGGTCGGCCATCAGCTTCAGCAGGAGCGCGTCGCCGGGGGCTTCTGCCAGGGCTGCGCCGCGCCGTACCTCGGCCACCTCGTCGTCACTCAGGCGCTCCAGCACGCTGCCGGGAAGGTCGGGGCGCACGCACAGCACCGTGCGAACAGTCGGGTCGCTGTCGAGGGCCAGCGCTTCCAGCACGGCGGCGCTCATCTCGGCTGCCGAGGCGACGTGCAGCCGGATGTCGGGTTCGGGCGACTGGATCAGCGACAGAATCGCGGCTTCCGAGAGGTCGTCGCGGTCGAGCAGGGCGCGGCGCACCACCTCCGAGGGGTCGGCAGCCAGCCGCTCCATCGCTGCTGCCGGAAGCTGCGGACGGCGGGCCAGTGCGGCGCGGACTTCGGGATCGGCGTCGTGTTCGGCCCGGCCCAGCCACCCCTGCGGCACCTGCCACGCCTGAAGCGCGGCGGCCCGTACCCCCGGATGATCGCTGGCTGCCAGCGCTTCACGCGTGGCACGCGGCAGATCGTGGCGGCGGGCAATGGCGGCCTGAACGTCGTAATCCTCGTCGTCAGCCAGTGCCAGCATCGCCGCTATCGGCAGATCCATTCGCCGCGCCACCACTGCCCGCACGAAGGCGTGGGCGTCGGCGGCCAGTCTGGCGCTCAGGGCAGGCGACAGCTCTTCGCGGGCTGCCACGGCCTTTCTCACGTCGTAGTCGTCGTCGTTGCCGAGCATCTCGGCCAGCGAGGCGGGCAGGTCGCGCCGCCGGGCCATCGCCTCGCGCAGTTGCCAGTCGGCGGCGCAGGCCAGATTGCGAATGCGCGTTTCGCTCAGGTCGCTTCTGGCGGCCACTGCCAGTCTGGGTGGCAGCTGCTCGTGCCGCAGCGCCGCGTCCTGTACCCACGCCGGAGCCTGCGGAAGTGCCACCAGCCGCGCCACCGTCTCGCCGGGCCAGCCGCCCAGCAGTCCCGGCTGAGCCAGGCGCAGCAGCGTCAGGGCGGGGTTGGACAGCACGGCTGCCGGATACGACTCGCCCAGCGTTCCCAGCACCTCTGCCGGAGTATTCGGATGACGCGCCACCGCTTCCCGAACCGCGTTATCGGGGTGCTGTGCCAGGGCGCTCAACTCGTCGGCGCGGGTCTGCGGCGAGCAGGCCAGCTCCAGTGCCTGGGCCGCCGGAAGGGTGGCAAACGTCAAGGAAAGAGGGCTGGAAGTCACGCCCGCATGATAGG
It contains:
- a CDS encoding YchJ family protein, which gives rise to MSAGLCMCGSGKKYAVCCGPLHAGRNARTCEQLMRSRYSAYVLRLEAYLLHTWHPATRPARLNLENDQTRWLGLKIHSREDGGPGDGVGWVSFSASYRSGQDTHTLTERSEFVRLPEGRWVYVDGE